The genomic interval TGATCTTCCTCGACATCCTCGCCACCACCGAAAACCGCCGCCCGAATTTCGAGTTGCTAAAAAAGATCACGAGCGAATGTTTTATGCCGTTGGGGTACGGCGGTGGCATCCGCGACATGGACGATGTGAAGCAGTTGCTGTCCATCGGCGTGGAGAAATTTGTGTTGAACACGTCGGCGGTGGAGAACCCGTCGCTCGTCCGCGCCGCGGCAGATCACGCGGGGAGTCAGGCGGTGGTCATTTCGATTGACGTGAAGAAAACGCTGTTCGGCAAATACGAAGTCTTCACGCGCGCGGGCAAGAAAGGCACGGGTCTCGACCCCGTGAAGTTTGCCGTGGACATGGAGAAGCAAGGCGCGGGCGAAATTTTTGTCAACTCGATTGACCGCGACGGCACGATGCAAGGCTACGACCTCGACCTCATCACGCGCGTGGCAGAAGCGGTGACTGTGCCAGTCGTCGCGTGCGGCGGCGCGGGGAATGTTCAACATCTGGCGGAGGCGGTAAAGGCTGGCGCGTCCGCCGCGGCGGCGGGGAGCATGTTCGTGTTCCAAGGTCCGCTGCGAGGCGTGTTGATCAGTTATCCCACGCAGGAAGAGTTGAAGAAAGCAATTCCGTAATAATTTTTCACCACGAAGGACACGAAGAACACAAAGGAAAAAAACAATCCGTGAAAATTCGTGAAATCCGTGGCTGATGTTTTGGGAGATCGAATGAGTTCTAAGTATCGTATCTGCACGCGCTGTTTGATGGACACGACCGACCCTAACATCGTTTTCGATGAGAACGGTGTGTGTAATCATTGCCACGACCATGACCGTTTGATGAAACAAAAAGTGATCGCGGGTAAGGCGGGCGAGGAGCATCTGCAAAAACTTGTGGAGCAGATGAAGCGCGACGGGCGCGGCAAACCGTATGACTGTCTCATCGGTGTGAGCGGCGGCGTGGACAGCACGTACGTGGCGTATCTCGTCAAGAAGATGGGACTGCGTCCGCTGGCGGTGCACATGGACAACGGCTGGGATTCGGAACTCGCCGTCAAAAATATCGAAGAGACGTTGAAACGCCTCGGCATTGACCTCCACACCGAAGTGCTGGACTGGGAAGAGTTTAAAGGTTTGCAAGTTGCGTTCCTCAGATCATCCACGCCTGATTCGGAGATTCCCAGCGATCATGCCATCTGGGCGGTGTTGGGCGACCTCGCGGACAAACTCAACGTGAAGTACATCGTGTCGGGATTCAACGTCCGCACTGAAACACATTTGCCGCGCGCCTGGTCGCAGGGACATTTCGATTGGAAATACATCCGCAGTGTAAATCAACTCTTCGGGCGCGGCAGGCTCAAGACTTTTCCGCACATTGGTTTCTTCACGTATTATCGCCGCTTGCTTACGCATCGCCGCGTGGACATTTTGAATTATATTGATTTCAACAAGACCGAAGCCATGAAAATCCTCGAACAAGAGTTGGGCTGGCGATATTACGGCGGCAAGCATTATGAATCGATTTACACGCGCTTTTATCAGGGATACATTCTGCCCACGAAGTTCGGCTACGACAAACGCCGCTCGCATCTTTCAAGTTTGATCTGCTCAGGCGAAACGACACGCGACGCCGCGTTGAAGGAACTCGATAAGCCGACGTATCAACCCACGATGCAAGAGGAAGACCGCGAGTATGTCGTCAAGAAACTCGGTCTCACCGATGACGAGTTCGAGTTGATCCTCAATGCGCCGAAGAAAACATTTTGGGATTATCCGTCGTACGGGCGCGTCGTCGAAGGTCCGCTGTTGAAGGGGTTGTACAACATCGGGCGCGATTGGTATCGCGCGCGCCAAAAACGCGCGCATCAGGCTGAGGCGTGATGCGCATCGCGTATGTCAGTTTGCATTGGGCGCGCACAAAAAATTCGGGTGTGGGGAAGAAGATGCAAAGTCAACTGGAAACGTGGCGCGGCATGGGGCACGAGGCTCGGCTGTTCATGCACGCGTCCACGGGCGAACCAGCCGAAAGGTTGATCGAAGCGGAGGTCATCCCGT from Candidatus Defluviilinea gracilis carries:
- the hisF gene encoding imidazole glycerol phosphate synthase subunit HisF; translated protein: MIRPRVIPCMLLKGEGLVKTVKFKDPKYLGDPINIVRIFNDKEVDELIFLDILATTENRRPNFELLKKITSECFMPLGYGGGIRDMDDVKQLLSIGVEKFVLNTSAVENPSLVRAAADHAGSQAVVISIDVKKTLFGKYEVFTRAGKKGTGLDPVKFAVDMEKQGAGEIFVNSIDRDGTMQGYDLDLITRVAEAVTVPVVACGGAGNVQHLAEAVKAGASAAAAGSMFVFQGPLRGVLISYPTQEELKKAIP
- a CDS encoding N-acetyl sugar amidotransferase; this translates as MSSKYRICTRCLMDTTDPNIVFDENGVCNHCHDHDRLMKQKVIAGKAGEEHLQKLVEQMKRDGRGKPYDCLIGVSGGVDSTYVAYLVKKMGLRPLAVHMDNGWDSELAVKNIEETLKRLGIDLHTEVLDWEEFKGLQVAFLRSSTPDSEIPSDHAIWAVLGDLADKLNVKYIVSGFNVRTETHLPRAWSQGHFDWKYIRSVNQLFGRGRLKTFPHIGFFTYYRRLLTHRRVDILNYIDFNKTEAMKILEQELGWRYYGGKHYESIYTRFYQGYILPTKFGYDKRRSHLSSLICSGETTRDAALKELDKPTYQPTMQEEDREYVVKKLGLTDDEFELILNAPKKTFWDYPSYGRVVEGPLLKGLYNIGRDWYRARQKRAHQAEA